A part of Streptomyces sp. NBC_01210 genomic DNA contains:
- a CDS encoding C39 family peptidase, translating to MTQCSTCSVPVHTQFASPDLIEQIVYGGLDPATDPAWESSGAATREEYGRWCGHLCGMTCLRMALGPGSPSLFELRDGALKYGAYTEDSNGAIHGLIYAPLATYAQEVHALTATVHRQLTPEEILSLLDEGRTVMASVHYEIRNPDRPAPGRGGHLVLLTGRTEDRVHFHNPSGTTPETRAADLPLAGFARFFAGRGVSFAPGMTPEQGPAPEPEPETGSESAPAPAPAPAPAPGAGNSGPGNGREKGPGMGAGPGA from the coding sequence GTGACCCAGTGCTCCACCTGCTCCGTCCCCGTCCACACCCAGTTCGCCTCCCCGGACCTGATCGAGCAGATCGTGTACGGCGGCCTGGATCCGGCCACCGACCCGGCCTGGGAGTCCTCGGGCGCGGCGACCCGGGAGGAGTACGGGCGCTGGTGCGGCCATCTGTGCGGTATGACCTGTCTGCGCATGGCCCTCGGTCCAGGGTCCCCCTCGCTCTTCGAACTGCGCGACGGAGCGCTGAAGTACGGCGCCTACACGGAGGACTCCAACGGTGCCATCCACGGCCTGATCTACGCGCCGCTCGCCACGTACGCGCAGGAAGTACACGCGCTGACGGCCACCGTCCACCGCCAACTGACTCCGGAGGAGATCCTCTCGCTCCTCGACGAGGGCAGGACGGTGATGGCCTCAGTGCACTACGAGATCCGCAACCCGGACCGCCCGGCGCCCGGCAGAGGCGGCCATCTGGTGCTGCTCACGGGTCGTACGGAGGACCGCGTGCACTTCCACAATCCGTCCGGGACGACGCCGGAGACGCGAGCGGCCGACCTCCCGCTGGCCGGCTTCGCCCGCTTCTTCGCGGGTCGGGGGGTCTCCTTCGCGCCCGGAATGACACCGGAACAGGGACCGGCACCGGAACCGGAACCGGAAACGGGATCGGAATCGGCACCGGCACCGGCACCGGCACCGGCACCGGCACCGGGGGCAGGAAACAGCGGGCCGGGAAATGGCCGGGAAAAAGGGCCGGGAATGGGAGCGGGCCCGGGGGCGTAG
- a CDS encoding uridine kinase — translation MRLEAITWERLADALVGRVMETEAEDGSPWLRIGVDGAPAAPTGALAERVAEALRLRGRGVLVVGTGGFLRPASLRYEYGREDPDSYYSGWFDTGALWREVFGPLEAGGSGRVLPDLWDPATDRATRSPHVELPPGGVLLLHGPFLLGHWFPFDLSVHLRLSSAALRRRTQESERWTLPAFERYEDEVGPGEAADVLVRADDANRPAWGGLG, via the coding sequence GTGCGACTCGAAGCGATCACCTGGGAGCGGCTGGCCGATGCGCTCGTCGGCCGGGTCATGGAGACCGAGGCCGAGGACGGCAGTCCCTGGCTGCGCATCGGTGTCGACGGCGCTCCCGCCGCGCCGACCGGTGCGCTCGCGGAGCGGGTCGCCGAGGCATTGCGGCTGCGCGGGCGCGGCGTACTCGTGGTCGGGACGGGCGGGTTTCTGCGGCCCGCCTCGCTGCGGTACGAGTACGGACGCGAGGATCCGGACTCGTACTACAGCGGCTGGTTCGATACCGGGGCCCTGTGGCGGGAGGTCTTCGGGCCGCTGGAGGCGGGTGGCAGCGGGCGTGTGCTGCCCGATCTGTGGGATCCGGCGACCGACCGGGCGACCCGCAGCCCGCATGTTGAACTGCCGCCCGGCGGCGTGCTGTTGCTGCACGGGCCGTTCCTTCTCGGGCACTGGTTCCCGTTCGATCTCAGCGTGCATCTGCGGCTGTCGTCCGCTGCGCTCCGACGGCGTACGCAGGAGAGCGAGCGCTGGACGCTGCCCGCGTTCGAACGGTACGAGGACGAGGTGGGCCCGGGAGAGGCGGCCGATGTGCTCGTACGGGCCGACGACGCGAACCGTCCGGCGTGGGGCGGACTGGGCTGA
- a CDS encoding DUF7873 family protein, with protein MAKLNQIIAVEKGVKSKAHQDLTAAHHGLQKPALLAGISRTYQPKDEEGEQLPPESTRVQVKAEDVLRETAKTLTRLFDVTATKDWANCAARADVTVDGRVLVSEVPVAYLLFLEKQLTDINTFVRKLPVLDASESWTQDPSTDAWKTESVRTLRTKKVPRNHVKAEATEKHPAQVEVYYEDIPVGYWTTVKFSGALPARRVNELLERVEKLQQAVKFAREEANGADVTDQRVGDAVFGYLFG; from the coding sequence GTGGCGAAACTCAATCAGATCATCGCAGTCGAGAAAGGCGTCAAGTCCAAGGCGCACCAGGACCTGACGGCGGCCCATCACGGGCTGCAGAAGCCTGCGCTGCTGGCCGGAATCTCACGTACGTACCAGCCCAAGGACGAGGAGGGCGAGCAGCTTCCGCCCGAGTCCACACGGGTCCAGGTCAAGGCCGAGGACGTGCTGCGCGAGACCGCGAAGACGCTGACCCGGCTGTTCGACGTCACAGCCACCAAGGACTGGGCCAACTGTGCCGCGCGCGCCGATGTGACGGTGGACGGACGCGTTCTGGTGAGCGAGGTTCCGGTGGCGTATCTCCTCTTCCTCGAGAAGCAGTTGACGGACATCAATACCTTTGTGCGCAAGCTGCCGGTGCTTGACGCTTCGGAGTCGTGGACGCAGGACCCGTCGACCGACGCCTGGAAGACCGAGTCGGTAAGGACTCTGCGTACGAAGAAGGTCCCCCGCAACCATGTGAAGGCCGAGGCGACCGAAAAGCATCCGGCGCAGGTCGAGGTGTACTACGAGGACATTCCGGTGGGTTACTGGACGACCGTGAAGTTCTCCGGTGCGCTGCCGGCCCGGCGGGTGAACGAACTGCTCGAGCGGGTGGAGAAGCTCCAGCAGGCCGTGAAGTTCGCCCGCGAGGAGGCGAATGGCGCGGACGTCACCGACCAGCGGGTGGGCGACGCTGTATTTGGCTATCTGTTCGGGTAG
- a CDS encoding carbohydrate kinase family protein, whose translation MTEAPVTAGALLVIGDVVTDIVAHHRSPLARGTDTAARIRVLPGGAGANAACWAAHWGWGDVRLLGRVGDGEAGWHEKRLRNAGVRPLLIPDPEAPTATVIALVDATAERTFLTDSGAVLRISPADWSPSLLDGVAHLHLSGYLLFADTSRQLALLALESARARGVPASVDPASAGFIAELGVDRVLAALDGADVLIPNADEARLLAGLSDPAGAAAVLSRQVPLTVVTLGAEGALVAESGRVTARVPPVPADAVDTTGAGDAFTGAFLAARLAGADAREAAAQGCRAGAEAVRVIGGRP comes from the coding sequence ATGACCGAGGCCCCGGTGACGGCAGGGGCGCTGCTCGTCATCGGGGATGTCGTCACCGATATCGTGGCCCACCACCGCTCCCCGCTCGCCCGGGGGACGGACACGGCGGCCCGGATCCGTGTTCTGCCGGGCGGAGCCGGCGCCAACGCGGCGTGCTGGGCGGCGCATTGGGGCTGGGGAGACGTCCGCTTGCTGGGGAGGGTCGGCGACGGCGAGGCGGGCTGGCACGAGAAGCGGCTGCGGAACGCGGGCGTCCGTCCTCTCCTGATCCCGGACCCGGAGGCCCCGACCGCCACCGTCATCGCCCTCGTCGACGCGACCGCCGAGCGGACGTTCCTCACCGACAGTGGCGCGGTGCTGCGGATATCCCCGGCAGACTGGTCGCCGTCGCTGCTGGACGGCGTCGCCCATCTGCATCTCTCCGGCTATCTGCTCTTTGCCGACACCAGTCGCCAACTGGCCCTGCTCGCCCTTGAGTCGGCGCGGGCCCGCGGCGTCCCGGCGAGTGTGGACCCCGCCTCGGCGGGCTTCATCGCCGAGCTCGGCGTGGACCGCGTGCTGGCAGCGCTCGACGGCGCGGACGTCCTCATCCCCAACGCCGACGAGGCGCGCCTGCTCGCCGGCCTGTCCGACCCGGCAGGCGCCGCCGCCGTACTGAGCCGCCAGGTCCCGCTCACCGTCGTCACCCTGGGCGCCGAAGGAGCGCTGGTCGCGGAGTCCGGCAGGGTCACGGCCCGCGTCCCGCCGGTCCCCGCCGATGCGGTGGACACCACGGGCGCCGGCGACGCCTTCACCGGCGCCTTCCTCGCCGCCCGGCTGGCAGGGGCGGATGCCCGGGAGGCTGCCGCGCAGGGCTGCCGGGCCGGCGCGGAGGCGGTGAGGGTGATCGGCGGCAGGCCGTAG